The Candidatus Peregrinibacteria bacterium sequence ATTAAAAAATATCTTGAAGTATATTGGAAAAATAAAAAAGAAATGCCGAATTTAACAGAAAAACAGGTTCTTGAAAGAGTTGCGGATACTCACATGAACTCAAAGAAAAGACCAAAATCAATGAGATCTGGAAAACAATATCTAAATTACGTATTCTGTAAAGATAATATTTGTTATATAAGCATCTTTGAGCTGATCGAACATTTTATTTTATTTGAGTTCCCCCGAAAATATAAGCCACTTGAATATGGTAACGAAGATATTTTTGAGTTGGAACGAAGAATTCGTTCAGGAGAAAAATCGAAGAAAGAGTTACTCATTGAAAAAATTGAGAAAATGTCAGATGAGATAAAGTCCAAGGCTCTGTAACAACACACTTTCGAGGGGGTAACTCTTTTAGCGGGAGCCGCCTTGCAGGCGGGTCCCAAACGTTTAGGAACTGGCTACAAGCCAGTTCCAGCAAAAGTTAATGGAGCGGTGAAGTGTAATTTATCCGCTTCTGTTAGATTCTGTTTGAAAGTGAAACAGTCAAACTCAAGTTTAATGCCTTTGCTACTTTCTCAAGAAAATGAATGCTCGGATTGTAATTTCCTGATTCCAGCCGCGAAATAGCAGATTGTTTTGTCCCCACTTTTTGCGCAAGCGCAGATTGCGTAAGTCCTTTTTGAAGACGCTTTTCAATAACTGCTTGAGCAATTTCAAATTCAGGAGCGAGCTTATCATAAGCCTTGCGTATCCCTTTCTCTTCTAGGAGCCGATTTTTAAAATTTGCATATTTTTTCATACAGATAAATTATAACGTATATGTTATGTATTTTCAAGAGAATCTAAACGTTTCTTTGCCAAAAGAATGTGCTTCTGAGGAATTTTTTGAGTTTTTTTGATGAAGGCATGAAGAAGCACAATAGCATTTTTATGAAAGCAGTATAAAATTCGTAATTCTTGTTTTCCTCTTATTCTCAATTCAAAAAGATTTCTTTCAATCTTTTTACTATGAGGCATGCTCAATTTGTTTGAGAATTTTACGAGAAGATCCAAAGTACGCAAAGCTTTTGCTATAGTCAAAGCGTCCATTTCTTCGATAAAGATTTCGATGTTTTTACTAAAAAAACTTATTTCCATGAGATGAATGCAAAGTGAAGAAAGAGAGAATTCTTATGAAGATTAGAAAAAATTGAGCAGTAAGCAAAAATGACCGTTTTTAACTTCATAAAGAAGCTCTGAGTAAAGTCGATTTTTGCCAGTTTTCTTCTGTCGTCGGAGTCCGTCG is a genomic window containing:
- a CDS encoding helix-turn-helix transcriptional regulator yields the protein MKKYANFKNRLLEEKGIRKAYDKLAPEFEIAQAVIEKRLQKGLTQSALAQKVGTKQSAISRLESGNYNPSIHFLEKVAKALNLSLTVSLSNRI
- a CDS encoding type II toxin-antitoxin system RelE/ParE family toxin, which produces MEISFFSKNIEIFIEEMDALTIAKALRTLDLLVKFSNKLSMPHSKKIERNLFELRIRGKQELRILYCFHKNAIVLLHAFIKKTQKIPQKHILLAKKRLDSLENT